A genomic segment from Oncorhynchus mykiss isolate Arlee unplaced genomic scaffold, USDA_OmykA_1.1 un_scaffold_189, whole genome shotgun sequence encodes:
- the LOC118947702 gene encoding zinc finger protein 135-like, which yields MNKEWYQHSCGCNHLFELKQHERIHTGEKPYHCSQCGKSFNQKGNLKTHERIHTRGKPYRCMQCGKIFNDLGKLERHERIHRGEKPYHCSQCGKRFNDLGTLKRHERIHTGEKPYHCSHCGKRFNDLWKVKRHERIHTGEKPYHCSHCGKCFNQSGELKRHERIHTGEKPMHTGEKPYHCSHCGKCFVQSGELKRHERIHTGEKPYHCSQCEKMYRRKGHLKAHEKIHTGEKPYQCSQCGKCFTWAGDLKKHERIHTGEKPYPCSQCGKCFNETGDLKKHERIHTGEKPYPCSHCGKCFNQLGALKQHKRIHTGEKLYHCSQCGKCFNQLGTLKQHKIIHTGEMHYHSSQGAKHLPI from the exons atgaataaagaatggtaccaacattcATGT ggttgtaACCACTTATTtgagctgaaacaacatgagagaatacacactggggagaagccttaccactgctcccagtgtggaaagagttttaaccagaAAGGAAACCTGAAAactcatgagagaatacacacaaggGGGAAGCCTTACCGCTGCATGCAGTGTGGAAAGATTTTTAACGATTTGGGAAAGCTGGAAcggcacgagagaatacacagaggggagaagccttaccactgctcccagtgtggaaagcgttTTAACGATTTGGGGACGCTGAAacgacacgagagaatacacacaggggagaagccttaccactgctcccactgtggaaagcgTTTTAACGATTTGTGGAAggtgaaacgacatgagagaatacacacaggggagaagccttaccactgctcccactgtggaaagtgtttcaaccagtcaggggagctgaaacgacatgagagaatacacacaggggagaagcctatgcacacaggggagaagccttaccactgctcccactgtggaaagtgTTTCGTCCAGTCAGGGGagctgaaacgacatgagagaatacacacaggggagaagccttaccactgctcgcAATGTGAAAAGATGTATAGGCGGAAAGGACACCTAAAAGCTCACGAGAAAattcatacaggggagaagccttaccaatgctcccagtgtggaaagtgtttcacctGGGCAGGGGATCTGAAAAAACAcgaaagaatacacacaggggaaaagccttacccctgctcccagtgtggcaagtgtttcaATGAGACAGGGGATCTGAAAAAACAcgaaagaatacacacaggggagaagccttacccctGCTCCCATTGTGGCAAGTGTTTTAACCAGTTAGGGGCCCTGAAACAgcacaagagaatacacacaggggagaagctttaccactgctcccagtgtggcaagtgttttaaCCAGTTAGGGACCCTGAAACAGCACAAGAtcatacacacaggggagatgcATTACCACTCCTCCCAGGGCGCAAAGCAtttgcccatttag